In one Winogradskyella sp. MH6 genomic region, the following are encoded:
- a CDS encoding DMT family transporter, with translation MKKAIFYMVISAIAFTLLNVTVKSLGQFSVYQIVFFRALGSLFFTLPFLLKNKISIYGNKKTLLVLRSIFGLSSMLLFFMSLRYITMGTAVSVRYIAPIFASIFAVFLLREKIKLIQWFFLALAFSGVLVLKGFGEDLQIEGIVFSFISAVFAGLVYITIRKIGDKDHPVVVVNYFMLISTVIGGLLSINDWKTPMGYEWLVLMSLGVFGYFAQLYMTKAMQIGETNQITPFKYLEVVFTTIVGLLWFNETYSFYILLGMLIIILGLTLNLIFKKSQ, from the coding sequence ATGAAGAAGGCAATTTTTTATATGGTAATAAGTGCCATAGCATTTACTCTGTTAAATGTTACGGTAAAATCATTAGGGCAATTTAGTGTTTATCAAATTGTTTTTTTTAGAGCCCTAGGATCTTTATTTTTTACTCTTCCTTTTTTACTAAAGAATAAAATATCAATATATGGTAATAAGAAGACGCTATTAGTACTTAGAAGTATTTTTGGTCTTTCTTCTATGTTGTTGTTCTTTATGTCTCTTAGGTATATTACAATGGGTACAGCAGTATCAGTTAGATATATTGCTCCAATTTTTGCATCAATTTTTGCTGTTTTTCTGTTGAGAGAAAAAATTAAACTTATACAATGGTTTTTTTTAGCATTAGCTTTTTCTGGTGTTTTAGTTTTAAAAGGTTTTGGAGAAGATCTTCAAATAGAAGGGATTGTATTCTCTTTTATTTCGGCTGTTTTTGCGGGACTTGTTTATATTACTATTAGGAAAATAGGAGATAAAGATCATCCTGTTGTAGTTGTCAATTATTTCATGCTTATTTCTACTGTTATAGGAGGTTTGCTCTCAATTAATGATTGGAAAACACCTATGGGTTACGAATGGTTAGTTTTAATGAGCCTTGGAGTATTCGGATATTTTGCTCAGTTGTATATGACAAAAGCAATGCAAATAGGAGAAACTAACCAAATAACACCATTTAAGTATCTTGAAGTGGTGTTTACAACTATTGTAGGATTACTTTGGTTTAACGAGACTTATAGCTTTTATATCTTATTGGGTATGTTGATTATTATATTAGGATTAACATTGAACTTAATTTTCAAGAAATCACAATAA